The following proteins come from a genomic window of Sorghum bicolor cultivar BTx623 chromosome 3, Sorghum_bicolor_NCBIv3, whole genome shotgun sequence:
- the LOC8072408 gene encoding LOW QUALITY PROTEIN: receptor-like protein kinase ANXUR1 (The sequence of the model RefSeq protein was modified relative to this genomic sequence to represent the inferred CDS: substituted 1 base at 1 genomic stop codon), translating into MARLGREGCRSGRGRGRGRGIREYTLRNFVFNVLGAVLTLEFLIGINLIVQTSALEVVAPAMPPFQGWRPFRSLASQAEVLASVSAQPEDGIQRQKKLYSSAVAMSSVHPPISAPIYSSMPGALDLAIYSSDLSHTPVQHTRHLATAAPAHVDADPPDAASNSSAAPSGLVQPPVSPHNGCCAPNMVQKRGTRDCHCVYPVRIELFLRNVSLTSNWSNEFLQELSSQLNLRVNQFEIVNFYVVGASGLNITMDIAPHTGISFAADQVKAMNYSLTLHTVQIDPVLVGDYNLLNLTWFRPLAPAPAPEFTIAPRASPSTVSNLPRPSEGPSNNGHPSLITVVIICVGSLIGVLLIVLIICFCTFRKGKKRVPRVETPKQRTPDAVSAVESLPRPTSTRFLSYEELKVATNNFEPSSVLGEGGFGRVYKGILSDGTAVAIKKLTSGGHQGDKEFLVEVEMLSRLHHRNLVKLIGYYSSRESSQNLLCYELVPNGSLEAWLHGALGASCPLDWDTRMRIALDAARGLAYLHEDSQPCVIHRDFKASNILLENDFHAKVSDFGLAKQAPEGRTNYLSTRVMGTFGYVAPEYAMTGHLLVKSDVYSYGVVLLELLTGRRPVDMSQPSGQENLVTWARPILRDQDRLEELADPRLGGQYPKDDFVRVCTIAAACVSPEANQRPTMGEVVQSLKMVQRSVEFQESMPTPPARPNIRQSSTTYESDGTSSMFSSGPFSGLSPFETETIPRTAVFSEDLHEGRXLIWESKVYSPADKVLLNCGSTTDGLDADGRKWVADTNDNTWLTDSGKSSLLMAADKVDNGLPSTIPYMTARVFTTEAVYNFSVKPHDRHWVRLHFYPSSYNGIAAKGFHFSVSTSTGITLLRNFSVYTYTKALTQAYVIREFSLPPTPAGFLTLTFTPTPMGNETYAFVNGIEVISMPDIFVDPAIMVGFADQTVDIASSTLETMYRFNVGGSYIPPSNDSGLTRNWYDDTPYVYGPTQGVTYRAGPHFQIKYPSETAEYAAPPEVYLGTRSMGSDPRLNQNYNLTWTMPVDGNFTYVARLHFCELLLSRANQRAFDIYVNNKTAQSDADVIGMTSEKGVPLYKDYAAYVSQEPDGQSMWVALHPSVALRPQFYDAILNGLEIFKLNDTAGNLAAPDPEPSRLLAKAEMGAGDHAAHKSKPHPHMARVMGGTAGGAAALGIVAAICVVWYHEKKKREAAASAGGSHASGWLPLYHSYTSNKSSGHLPANLAGMCRHFSFADIKVATKNFSESLVIGVGGFGKVYRGVVDGDTKVAIKRSNPSSEQGVHEFQTEVEMLSKLRHRHLVSLIGFCEDAGEMILVYDYMEHGTLREHLYMGGKPPLSWRKRLDICIGAARGLHYLHTGAKYTIIHRDVKTTNILVDGDWVAKVSDFGLSKSGPTTMNQTHVSTMVKGSFGYLDPEYFRRQQLTDKSDVYSFGVVLFEVLLARPALDPALPREKVSLADYALSCQRNGTLMDVIDPAIKDQIAPECFKKIADTAEKCLAEMSIERPSMGDVLWNLEFALQLQDTFEGGSSGRRTVGDGSGTGRAALEPSNSNGSTASVTTLGTSSTSRAHEACVIMEETDDEVANSAAFSQLVCPTGR; encoded by the exons ATGGCGCGGCTGGGGCGAGAGGGCTGCCGCTCCGGTCGAGGTCGAGGTCGAGGTCGAG GGATTCGCGAATATACATTGAGAAATTTTGTGTTCAATGTCTTGGGTGCTGTATTGACCCTGGAATTTCTCATTGGGATCAATTTGATTGTTCAAACGTCAGCTCTAGAAGTAGTCGCCCCTGCCATGCCTCCATTCCAAGGTTGGAGACCATTTCGTTCTTTGGCATCCCAAGCTGAAGTCCTTGCAAGTGTTTCTGCACAACCAGAGGATGGCATCCAAAGACAAAAGAAGCTATATTCATCAGCTGTTGCCATGTCATCTGTACATCCCCCTATATCAGCGCCTATCTATAGTTCCATGCCTGGTGCTTTAGATCTGGCCATTTATTCCTCAGATCTATCACATACTCCAGTGCAGCATACCAGACACTTAGCAACAGCTGCTCCTGCTCACGTAGATGCTGACCCTCCGGATGCAGCTTCAAATTCTAGCGCAGCTCCTTCTGGATTGGTGCAGCCTCCAGTATCTCCTCACAATG GTTGTTGTGCACCAAACATGGTACAGAAACGAGGGACCCGGGACTGCCATTGTGTTTATCCAGTGAGAATTGAGCTCTTCCTTCGTAATGTTTCCTTGACTTCAAACTGGAGCAACGAATTTCTTCAAGAACTTTCTTCTCAGCTCAACTTGCGTGTTAATCAATTTGAGATTGTAAATTTTTATGTTGTTGGAGCTTCTGGGCTAAATATCACAATGGATATAGCTCCCCATACCGGAATTAGCTTTGCTGCTGATCAAGTCAAGGCAATGAATTATTCACTTACTCTGCATACAGTTCAGATTGATCCTGTGTTGGTCGGGGACTACAATCTTCTTAATTTAACTTGGTTCAGGCCATTGGCTCCAGCCCCAG CTCCAGAATTCACAATAGCGCCTAGGGCCTCTCCATCTACAGTATCCAACTTACCAAGACCAAGTGAGGGTCCCAGCAACAATGGACATCCAAGCCTGATTACTGTGGTTATCATATGCGTTGGTTCTCTAATTGGAGTCTTGCTGATTGTTTTAATAATATGCTTCTGCACATTTAGGAAAGGAAAAAAGAGAGTGCCTCGTGTTGAAACCC CCAAGCAAAGGACGCCAGATGCAGTTTCTGCAGTGGAGTCCCTTCCTCGCCCCACCAGCACAAGGTTCCTTTCATATGAAGAACTGAAAGTGGCAACAAATAACTTTGAGCCTTCAAGTGTGCTTGGAGAAGGTGGTTTTGGTCGTGTCTACAAGGGGATACTGAGTGATGGCACTGCTGTTGCTATAAAGAAGCTTACTAGTGGAGGGCACCAAGGAGATAAGGAGTTTTTAGTTGAAGTGGAAATGCTGAGCAGGTTGCATCACCGGAATCTTGTGAAACTGATTGGTTACTATAGTAGCCGTGAGTCATCACAGAACCTTCTTTGTTATGAGCTTGTTCCCAATGGAAGCCTAGAGGCTTGGCTTCATG GTGCACTAGGTGCTAGCTGCCCCTTGGATTGGGACACCAGGATGAGGATAGCACTTGATGCTGCCAGGGGATTAGCATACCTCCATGAGGATTCACAGCCTTGCGTAATCCACAGGGATTTCAAAGCATCTAATATATTGCTTGAGAATGATTTCCATGCTAAAGTGTCCGATTTTGGTTTGGCAAAACAGGCGCCAGAAGGTCGGACGAATTATCTTTCTACTCGTGTTATGGGAACTTTCGG GTATGTTGCACCGGAGTATGCTATGACAGGACACTTGCTTGTAAAAAGTGATGTATATAGCTATGGCGTTGTTCTACTTGAACTACTAACTGGGAGGAGGCCTGTGGATATGTCACAGCCCTCTGGGCAGGAAAACCTAGtgacttgg GCACGGCCAATTCTCCGAGATCAAGATAGATTAGAAGAACTAGCTGACCCCAGGCTTGGTGGCCAGTACCCGAAAGATGATTTTGTGCGGGTGTGCACAATCGCAGCAGCCTGTGTTTCACCAGAGGCAAACCAAAGACCAACAATGGGCGAGGTGGTGCAGTCACTCAAGATGGTACAACGCTCTGTGGAGTTCCAGGAATCTATGCCAACACCGCCTGCTCGCCCCAACATCCGGCAATCCTCGACGACCTATGAATCTGATGGTACCTCGTCCATGTTCTCTTCGGGCCCCTTCTCAGGCCTCAGCCCCTTTGAGACCGAAACCATTCCAAGAACTGCGGTTTTCTCAGAAGATCTCCATGAAGGTCGATGACTGATCTGGG AGTCCAAGGTGTACTCTCCGGCGGATAAGGTGCTGCTCAACTGTGGGTCGACGACGGACGGCCTGGACGCGGACGGGCGGAAGTGGGTGGCCGACACGAACGACAACACGTGGCTGACCGACTCCGGCAAGTCGTCGCTGTTGATGGCGGCCGACAAGGTGGACAATGGTCTGCCGTCCACCATCCCCTACATGACGGCTCGGGTGTTCACCACGGAGGCCGTGTACAACTTCTCGGTGAAACCGCACGACCGGCACTGGGTGCGCCTCCACTTCTACCCGTCCTCGTACAACGGCATCGCCGCCAAAGGCTTCCACTTCTCCGTGTCCACGTCCACCGGCATCACCCTGCTCCGCAACTTCAGCGTCTACACCTACACCAAGGCGCTGACCCAGGCGTACGTCATCCGGGAGTTCTCCCTCCCGCCTACCCCCGCGGGTTTCCTCACCCTCACCTTCACCCCGACGCCCATGGGCAACGAGACCTACGCCTTCGTCAACGGCATCGAGGTGATCTCCATGCCCGACATCTTCGTCGACCCGGCCATCATGGTCGGCTTCGCGGACCAGACCGTGGACATCGCCAGCTCCACGCTCGAGACCATGTACCGGTTCAACGTCGGCGGCTCCTACATCCCGCCGTCCAACGACTCCGGCCTCACCCGGAACTGGTACGACGACACGCCCTACGTGTACGGCCCCACGCAGGGCGTCACCTACAGGGCCGGCCCGCATTTCCAGATCAAGTACCCCAGCGAGACCGCCGAGTACGCCGCGCCGCCGGAGGTGTACCTGGGCACCCGCTCCATGGGCTCCGACCCTCGCCTCAACCAGAACTACAACCTCACCTGGACCATGCCGGTGGACGGCAACTTCACCTACGTCGCGCGCCTCCACTTCTGCGAGCTGCTGCTCAGCCGTGCCAACCAGCGGGCGTTCGACATCTACGTCAACAACAAGACGGCGCAGTCCGACGCCGACGTGATCGGCATGACGTCGGAGAAGGGCGTGCCCTTGTACAAGGACTACGCGGCGTACGTCTCCCAGGAGCCCGACGGCCAGTCCATGTGGGTGGCGCTGCACCCGTCCGTGGCGCTCCGCCCGCAGTTCTACGACGCCATCCTCAACGGCCTCGAGATCTTCAAGCTCAACGACACCGCCGGCAACCTCGCCGCGCCAGACCCCGAGCCGTCCAGGTTGCTCGCCAAGGCGGAGATGGGCGCCGGAGACCACGCGGCGCACAAGTCCAAGCCGCATCCCCACATGGCGAGGGTGATGGGCGGCACGGCGGGCGGCGCGGCCGCGCTCGGGATCGTCGCCGCCATCTGCGTCGTGTGGtaccatgagaagaagaagagggaggcaGCAGCCAGCGCCGGCGGCTCGCACGCCTCCGGGTGGCTGCCGCTCTACCACTCCTACACCAGCAACAAGTCGTCGGGCCACCTCCCGGCGAACCTCGCGGGCATGTGCCGGCACTTCTCGTTCGCCGACATCAAGGTGGCCACCAAGAACTTCAGCGAGTCGCTGGTGATCGGCGTCGGCGGGTTCGGCAAGGTGTACCGGGGCGTCGTGGATGGCGACACCAAGGTGGCCATCAAGCGGTCCAACCCGTCGTCGGAGCAgggcgtgcacgagttccagACGGAGGTGGAGATGCTGTCCAAGCTGCGGCACCGGCACCTCGTCTCCCTCATCGGCTTCTGCGAGGACGCCGGCGAGATGATCCTCGTGTACGACTACATGGAGCACGGCACGCTGCGGGAGCACCTCTACATGGGCGGCAAGCCGCCGCTGTCGTGGCGGAAGCGCCTCGACATCTGCATCGGCGCCGCGCGGGGATTGCACTACCTCCACACGGGCGCCAAGTACACCATCATCCACCGCGACGTCAAGACCACCAACATCCTCGTCGACGGGGACTGGGTCGCCAAGGTCTCCGACTTCGGCCTCTCCAAGTCCGGCCCGACCACCATGAACCAGACACACGTCAGCACCATGGTCAAGGGCAGCTTCGGGTACCTCGACCCGGAGTACTTCCGGCGGCAGCAGCTCACGGACAAGTCCGACGTCTACTCCTTCGGCGTCGTCCTCTTCGAGGTGCTGCTCGCGCGGCCGGCGCTCGACCCGGCGCTGCCACGGGAGAAGGTCAGCCTCGCCGACTACGCGCTCAGCTGCCAGCGGAACGGCACCCTGATGGACGTCATCGACCCAGCGATCAAGGACCAGATCGCGCCGGAGTGTTTCAAGAAGATCGCCGACACGGCCGAGAAGTGCCTCGCCGAGATGAGCATCGAGCGGCCGTCCATGGGGGACGTCCTGTGGAACCTCGAGTTCGCGCTGCAGCTGCAGGACACCTTCGAAGGAGGCAGCAGCGGGCGGCGGACCGTCGGCGACGGCAGCGGCACGGGCCGCGCCGCGCTCGAGCCGAGCAACAGCAACGGGAGCACGGCAAGTGTCACGACGCTGGGGACGTCGTCCACGTCCCGGGCGCACGAGGCGTGCGTCATCATGGAGGAGACCGACGACGAGGTGGCTAACAGCGCGGCCTTCTCGCAGCTCGTGTGCCCAACTGGCCGGTAA